Proteins co-encoded in one Listeria ivanovii subsp. ivanovii genomic window:
- a CDS encoding PhoH family protein produces the protein MLNEFNEIVELTDDTNIQDLFGNNNKNIELLEELLQVKIITRGEVLSVTGDEEAVQHTTAVLAELILTVKRGIHIDGRDIAQAVKMQKNGTLIYFHTLFEEEITKNAKGTPIRPKTFGQRTYIQMIKKHDIVFGVGPAGTGKTYLAVVMAVDAWKKGNVSKIILTRPAVEAGESLGFLPGDLKEKVDPYLRPVYDALYDIFGTEHTTRLMDRGVIEIAPLAYMRGRTLDHAFVILDEAQNTTIAQMKMFLTRLGYDSKMIVNGDMTQIDLPKGATSGLVNAEQVLKDVKDIGFVYFEHHDVVRHPLVAEIIKAYEGKQN, from the coding sequence ATGCTAAATGAATTTAATGAAATAGTCGAATTAACGGATGATACAAATATCCAAGATTTATTCGGCAATAACAATAAGAATATTGAACTTTTAGAAGAATTGCTTCAAGTGAAAATTATTACACGGGGAGAAGTATTGTCTGTTACCGGCGATGAAGAAGCTGTTCAGCATACTACTGCAGTTTTAGCAGAACTTATCTTGACTGTAAAAAGAGGCATTCATATCGATGGGCGCGATATCGCTCAAGCCGTAAAAATGCAAAAAAATGGGACGCTGATTTACTTCCATACACTATTTGAAGAAGAAATCACCAAGAATGCTAAAGGAACACCCATTAGACCAAAAACTTTCGGGCAAAGAACTTATATCCAAATGATAAAAAAACACGATATTGTTTTTGGCGTTGGACCAGCTGGAACTGGGAAAACGTATTTAGCTGTTGTTATGGCAGTGGATGCTTGGAAAAAAGGAAATGTCAGTAAGATTATTTTAACTAGACCTGCCGTTGAAGCCGGTGAAAGCTTAGGATTTTTACCTGGTGACTTAAAAGAAAAAGTAGATCCTTATTTACGCCCTGTATACGACGCGCTATACGATATTTTTGGTACGGAGCATACAACAAGGTTAATGGATAGAGGCGTGATTGAGATAGCTCCTCTAGCTTATATGAGAGGTCGTACGCTGGATCATGCATTTGTTATTCTTGATGAAGCACAAAATACGACTATCGCTCAAATGAAAATGTTTTTAACACGCCTTGGCTATGATTCCAAAATGATTGTCAACGGAGACATGACACAAATTGATTTGCCAAAAGGTGCAACGAGTGGTCTGGTTAATGCAGAACAAGTTTTAAAAGATGTAAAAGATATCGGTTTTGTTTATTTTGAACACCACGATGTAGTCAGACACCCTCTTGTTGCTGAAATTATTAAAGCTTATGAAGGGAAACAAAATTAG